From Streptomyces sp. Edi4, one genomic window encodes:
- a CDS encoding class I SAM-dependent methyltransferase has protein sequence MPARHDIDSERELWDTFAESAKDKVFGSEPAFCWTQYSGHGPGPELLGDPASVLEIGCGTGRALAFLAQRGVKATGVDLSPVMVANTSRRWGPLGARFICAEVLEYLSGSTDTYDAVYSIFGAVWFTPPEKLLPLIAARLNPGGVLVFSHPPAIPGAYGPQGMYKGGFAGKAMFSYRYSHTPRTWRNLLLKAGFSDVDATILAAPEPGHIGTLVVRAAL, from the coding sequence TTGCCCGCACGCCACGACATCGACAGCGAACGCGAACTCTGGGACACCTTCGCCGAGAGTGCCAAGGACAAGGTGTTCGGCTCCGAACCCGCCTTCTGTTGGACCCAGTACTCCGGGCACGGGCCAGGACCCGAGTTGCTGGGCGATCCCGCGAGCGTGCTGGAGATCGGATGCGGAACCGGGCGGGCGCTCGCCTTCCTCGCGCAACGGGGAGTGAAGGCGACGGGTGTGGACCTCTCACCCGTCATGGTCGCCAACACCAGCCGGCGTTGGGGCCCGTTGGGGGCCCGCTTCATCTGCGCCGAAGTGCTGGAGTACCTGAGCGGCAGCACGGACACGTACGACGCCGTTTACTCGATCTTCGGAGCTGTGTGGTTCACCCCTCCGGAGAAACTGCTCCCGCTGATCGCCGCGCGGCTGAACCCAGGTGGCGTTCTGGTGTTCTCCCATCCGCCGGCCATCCCCGGCGCGTACGGACCGCAGGGCATGTACAAGGGCGGCTTCGCCGGGAAGGCGATGTTCAGCTATCGCTACAGCCATACTCCGCGCACGTGGCGGAACCTGCTGCTGAAGGCCGGGTTCAGCGACGTGGACGCGACGATCCTGGCCGCCCCCGAGCCCGGACACATCGGCACGCTGGTGGTGCGTGCGGCTCTGTGA
- a CDS encoding pyridoxal 5'-phosphate synthase produces MEFRAFLHTLRVWDTPLPPFDPDTAPDAPLPLFQSWLVHAAGAGQLEPHTMSLATVDSHGRPDIRTLMLHDADDAGWHFASHSTSAKGRQLAEHPVAALGFYWPAVGRQVRVRGAVTPAGQEVSQADLHARSTGALAAALTGGMSEVLKSRGELEVASDAAWERARAEPDAPVPTWTRYVLAPAEVEFFQGDARRRHVRLRYRCEGSAAAWTRELLWP; encoded by the coding sequence ATGGAATTCCGTGCGTTTTTGCATACTCTCCGCGTCTGGGACACGCCCCTGCCCCCGTTCGACCCGGACACCGCACCCGACGCCCCGCTCCCCCTCTTCCAGTCCTGGCTGGTCCACGCCGCCGGGGCCGGGCAGCTCGAACCGCACACCATGTCGCTGGCGACGGTCGACTCCCACGGTCGTCCCGACATCCGCACGCTCATGCTGCACGACGCCGACGACGCGGGCTGGCACTTCGCCTCGCACTCCACCAGCGCCAAGGGGCGTCAGCTCGCCGAGCACCCGGTTGCCGCGCTCGGGTTCTACTGGCCGGCGGTGGGTCGGCAGGTGCGGGTGCGCGGGGCCGTCACCCCGGCAGGGCAGGAGGTGTCGCAGGCCGATCTGCACGCTCGCTCGACGGGCGCCCTGGCGGCGGCCCTCACCGGCGGGATGAGTGAAGTGCTGAAGTCCAGGGGGGAGTTGGAGGTGGCATCGGATGCCGCTTGGGAGCGGGCGCGGGCCGAGCCGGACGCCCCGGTGCCTACCTGGACCCGGTACGTCCTGGCCCCGGCAGAGGTCGAGTTCTTCCAGGGCGACGCTCGCCGCAGGCACGTACGGCTGCGCTACCGGTGCGAAGGCTCCGCCGCCGCCTGGACCCGGGAACTTCTGTGGCCCTGA
- a CDS encoding Zn-ribbon domain-containing OB-fold protein: MDAFTRTYWDAAAEGRLLIRQCAACAQPHHYPREFCPYCWSEDVTWRPASGRATLYTWSVVHRNDLPPFDDRVPYVAAVVDLAEGPRMMTEIVGCRQDELRIGMELEVAFRPGSEGGVTVPVFAPLPRADA, from the coding sequence ATCGACGCCTTCACCCGTACCTACTGGGACGCCGCCGCCGAGGGACGCCTGCTCATCCGGCAGTGCGCCGCGTGCGCCCAACCACACCACTACCCGCGCGAGTTCTGCCCGTACTGCTGGTCCGAGGACGTCACGTGGCGTCCCGCGAGCGGCCGCGCCACCCTGTACACCTGGTCCGTCGTGCACCGCAACGACCTGCCGCCCTTCGATGACCGCGTGCCGTACGTCGCCGCCGTCGTCGACCTCGCGGAGGGGCCCCGGATGATGACCGAGATCGTCGGGTGCCGGCAGGACGAACTGCGGATCGGGATGGAGCTGGAGGTGGCGTTCCGGCCGGGCTCCGAGGGCGGCGTGACCGTCCCGGTGTTCGCCCCGCTGCCCCGGGCCGACGCCTGA
- a CDS encoding DoxX family protein, whose amino-acid sequence MDSIWLSGAEWLAVLRVGLGLWWLESWRHKDKKDWFEHGTGIAWADDIAARHKWRVVRRGYDTVVRPRPRVMAYVVVYAELALGLGLVAGFLTPVALVCGLLLNLIYLVLMIHDWAEQGQNAMMALISLVALGAMSWGTWSLDDALGLFT is encoded by the coding sequence GTGGACTCGATCTGGCTCAGCGGCGCCGAGTGGCTGGCCGTCCTGCGCGTCGGGCTCGGCCTGTGGTGGCTGGAGAGCTGGCGCCACAAGGACAAGAAGGACTGGTTCGAGCACGGCACCGGCATCGCCTGGGCCGACGACATCGCCGCCAGGCACAAGTGGCGCGTGGTCCGCAGGGGCTACGACACGGTGGTCCGGCCGCGCCCGCGAGTGATGGCGTACGTGGTCGTCTACGCCGAACTGGCCCTGGGACTCGGTCTGGTGGCCGGGTTTCTCACACCCGTCGCCCTCGTGTGCGGGCTCCTGCTCAACCTCATCTACCTCGTGCTGATGATCCACGACTGGGCCGAGCAGGGCCAGAACGCGATGATGGCGCTCATCTCGCTGGTCGCCCTCGGTGCCATGTCCTGGGGGACCTGGTCGCTCGACGACGCGCTGGGCCTTTTCACATGA
- a CDS encoding NAD(P)/FAD-dependent oxidoreductase yields the protein MADTTHPASPVYVIGAGPGGLAVAACLRARGVRVVVLEKSDAVAASWRRHYDRLRLHTTRRLSALPGLKIPRRFGRWVARDDVVRYLETYAAFHELEIVTGVEVERVERGPGGEGWVLYATGGRRLSTRAVVVATGYNHTPYVPEWAGVETYTGELVHAGLYRNPGSYVGRDVLVVGAGNTGAEIAADLAEGGAARVRLAVRTAPHIVRRSTAGWPAQATGILVRRLPVRLVDAAASLTARLFVPDLTPYGLPRPAKGLYSRVREGAIPVQDVGLIDAVRRGRVEIVAAVESFDDGKVVLADGTRVAPDAVICATGYRRGLEGMVGHLGVLDAWGRPRAHGKRVVAGVGGLYFTGFSNPISGMLRELRRDAPRIARALSP from the coding sequence ATGGCCGACACCACCCATCCCGCGAGCCCCGTCTATGTGATCGGCGCCGGGCCCGGCGGCCTCGCCGTCGCCGCGTGCCTGCGCGCGCGAGGCGTACGGGTCGTCGTACTGGAGAAGTCCGACGCCGTGGCCGCCTCCTGGCGGCGCCACTACGACCGGCTGCGCCTGCACACCACGCGGCGCCTCTCCGCGCTGCCCGGGCTGAAGATCCCCCGCCGGTTCGGGCGGTGGGTGGCCCGCGACGACGTGGTGCGGTACCTGGAGACGTACGCCGCCTTCCACGAGCTGGAGATCGTCACGGGGGTCGAGGTCGAGCGCGTCGAACGCGGGCCCGGGGGTGAGGGGTGGGTCCTGTACGCGACGGGTGGGCGCCGGCTGAGTACGCGGGCGGTGGTGGTGGCGACCGGGTACAACCACACGCCGTACGTTCCCGAGTGGGCCGGGGTGGAGACGTACACCGGGGAGCTGGTGCACGCGGGTCTGTACCGCAACCCGGGGTCGTACGTGGGGCGGGACGTGCTCGTGGTCGGGGCCGGCAACACCGGGGCGGAGATCGCCGCGGACCTCGCCGAGGGCGGGGCCGCGCGGGTGCGGCTCGCGGTGCGCACCGCGCCGCACATCGTGCGCCGGTCCACGGCGGGGTGGCCCGCGCAGGCCACGGGCATCCTGGTGCGGCGGCTCCCCGTACGCCTCGTGGACGCGGCGGCCTCCCTGACCGCGCGCCTCTTCGTGCCGGACCTCACCCCCTATGGGCTGCCCCGGCCGGCCAAGGGCCTGTACTCGCGGGTGCGGGAGGGGGCGATTCCGGTGCAGGACGTGGGGCTGATCGACGCGGTCCGTCGTGGGCGGGTGGAGATCGTGGCGGCGGTCGAGTCCTTCGACGACGGCAAGGTGGTCCTCGCGGACGGTACGCGGGTGGCGCCGGACGCGGTGATCTGTGCGACGGGGTATCGGCGGGGGCTTGAGGGGATGGTGGGGCATTTGGGGGTGCTGGATGCGTGGGGGCGGCCTCGGGCCCATGGGAAGCGGGTGGTTGCGGGGGTTGGGGGGCTGTACTTCACGGGGTTCTCGAACCCCATCAGTGGGATGCTGCGCGAACTGCGCCGCGACGCCCCCCGCATCGCCCGAGCCCTGTCCCCCTGA
- a CDS encoding acetate--CoA ligase family protein has product MLGSTHGTLTTDFRARVVACGEQPGPGAVHSRTAGQGDLDVSGRPLYADVPDLDRFFRPESVAVVGASDAEGRPNTGITRQLIDWARRVGARVHPVHPTRDTVFGLPCVAAVADLPEQVDLAVLLVGDPLPVVEQLAEAKVKFAVAFASGFAETGERGAAAQEQLAAAVKRSGLRLLGPNTNLNAFENFRDDLEGPAIALITQSGHQGRPVFTLQELGVRLSHWAPTGNEADLETADFISYFAERPEVGAIACYVEGLKDGRSFLLAADRAARAGVPVVAVKVGRTEAGARTAASHTGKLTGADDVVDAAMRQYGVIRVDGLDQLQDTAALLARARPPRAEGVVVYSISGGTGAHFCDLATAAGLDLPVLSAAKQAELHEWIPPYLSVANPVDNGGHPVGDWRGRKIIDAILADPAVGVLICPITGPFPPMSDKLARDLVDAAEQTDKLVCVVWGSPLGTEAAYRETLLGSSRVATFRTFANCIAAVRAHLSHHRFTTGYRSPFDEAPRVPSPSFRKARALMRPGQQLSEHAAKQLLRAYGIRVPREQLVTSAAAAVRAAGLVGYPVVMKASGTRIAHKSDLGLVKVGLTSASQIRDAYRELTDIARYEGVELDGILVCQMVQRGVEMVVGVTHDALFGPTVTVGLGGVLVEVLGDCAVRVPPFGERQARDMLGELRGRALLDGVRGGPPLDVDALVEVVLRVQRMALELGDDLAELDINPIMVLPRGQGAVALDALAVCR; this is encoded by the coding sequence ATGCTCGGATCGACTCACGGCACCCTCACGACCGACTTCCGCGCACGGGTGGTCGCCTGCGGCGAGCAGCCGGGACCCGGCGCCGTGCACAGCAGGACGGCGGGTCAGGGCGACCTGGACGTCAGTGGCCGCCCGCTGTACGCCGACGTACCGGACCTGGACCGGTTCTTCCGGCCCGAGTCCGTCGCCGTCGTCGGGGCCTCCGACGCCGAGGGCCGGCCCAACACCGGCATCACCCGCCAGCTCATCGACTGGGCCCGGCGCGTGGGCGCCCGCGTCCACCCCGTCCACCCCACCCGGGACACCGTCTTCGGGCTGCCGTGCGTCGCCGCCGTGGCCGACCTCCCCGAACAGGTCGATCTCGCCGTGCTGCTCGTCGGAGACCCGCTCCCCGTCGTGGAACAGCTCGCCGAGGCCAAGGTGAAGTTCGCCGTCGCCTTCGCCTCCGGGTTCGCCGAGACCGGCGAGCGCGGCGCCGCCGCCCAGGAACAGCTGGCCGCCGCCGTCAAGCGGTCCGGGCTGCGACTGCTCGGGCCCAACACCAACCTCAACGCCTTCGAGAACTTCCGGGACGACCTGGAAGGGCCCGCCATCGCGCTGATCACGCAGTCCGGGCACCAGGGACGGCCCGTGTTCACCCTTCAGGAGCTGGGCGTGCGGCTGTCGCACTGGGCGCCCACCGGCAACGAGGCCGACCTCGAAACCGCCGACTTCATCTCCTACTTCGCCGAACGGCCCGAGGTCGGCGCCATCGCCTGTTACGTGGAAGGGCTCAAGGACGGCCGGTCCTTCCTGCTCGCCGCCGACCGCGCCGCCCGCGCCGGCGTCCCCGTGGTGGCCGTCAAGGTGGGCCGCACCGAGGCCGGGGCGCGCACGGCCGCCTCCCACACCGGCAAACTGACCGGCGCCGACGACGTCGTGGACGCGGCCATGCGCCAGTACGGCGTCATCCGCGTCGACGGACTCGACCAACTCCAGGACACCGCCGCCCTGTTGGCGCGCGCCCGGCCGCCCCGCGCCGAGGGCGTCGTGGTGTATTCGATCTCCGGAGGCACCGGGGCGCACTTCTGCGATCTGGCCACCGCCGCCGGGCTGGACCTGCCCGTCCTGTCCGCCGCCAAGCAGGCCGAGCTCCACGAGTGGATACCGCCCTACCTCAGCGTCGCCAACCCCGTGGACAACGGCGGACACCCCGTCGGCGACTGGCGCGGGCGCAAAATCATCGACGCGATCCTCGCCGATCCCGCCGTCGGCGTGCTGATCTGCCCGATCACCGGGCCCTTCCCGCCCATGAGCGACAAGCTCGCGCGCGACCTCGTGGACGCGGCGGAGCAGACCGACAAGCTGGTGTGCGTGGTGTGGGGCTCCCCGCTCGGCACCGAGGCCGCCTACCGCGAGACGCTGCTGGGCTCCAGCAGGGTCGCCACCTTCCGTACGTTCGCCAACTGCATAGCCGCCGTCCGCGCCCACCTCTCCCACCACCGGTTCACCACCGGCTACCGCTCGCCCTTCGACGAGGCGCCCCGCGTGCCCTCGCCCTCCTTCCGCAAGGCGCGGGCCCTGATGCGCCCCGGCCAGCAGCTCAGCGAACACGCCGCGAAGCAGCTCCTGCGGGCGTACGGCATCCGCGTGCCGCGCGAGCAGCTGGTGACCAGCGCGGCGGCCGCCGTGCGCGCGGCGGGGCTCGTCGGCTACCCCGTCGTCATGAAGGCCTCCGGCACGCGCATCGCCCACAAGAGCGACCTCGGGCTGGTCAAGGTGGGACTGACCTCGGCCAGCCAGATCCGGGACGCCTACCGCGAACTCACCGACATCGCCCGCTACGAAGGTGTCGAGCTCGACGGCATCCTGGTCTGCCAGATGGTCCAGCGCGGGGTCGAGATGGTCGTCGGCGTCACCCACGACGCGCTGTTCGGGCCCACCGTGACCGTCGGGCTCGGCGGGGTCCTGGTGGAAGTGCTCGGCGACTGCGCCGTGCGCGTGCCGCCCTTCGGCGAGCGGCAGGCGCGGGACATGCTCGGCGAGCTCAGGGGGCGGGCCCTCCTGGACGGCGTACGCGGCGGACCCCCGCTGGACGTGGACGCGCTCGTCGAGGTCGTCCTGCGCGTGCAGCGCATGGCTCTGGAACTGGGCGACGACCTCGCCGAGCTGGACATCAACCCGATCATGGTGCTGCCGCGCGGGCAGGGCGCCGTCGCGCTCGACGCCCTCGCCGTCTGCCGCTGA
- a CDS encoding enoyl-CoA hydratase-related protein has protein sequence MDPLHSLVLHATDNGVSWITLNRPDAMNALTPDQRERVISLLEAAGTDPAVRAVVITATGRGFCAGADLRAASSAAASGSERVAGDVARVIRHGAQRLISAVLDCEKPVIAAVNGAAAGLGAHLALACDLVLAAESARFIEVFVRRGLVPDGGGAYLLSRLVGPRRAKELMFFGDALTAADAERMGLVNRVVADADLAATAKEWAERLAAGPTRAIALTKHLVNASLDSDRATAFAAEAWAQEINMTTQDANEGVAAFVARRTPRYRGL, from the coding sequence ATGGACCCCCTGCACTCATTGGTACTGCACGCCACTGACAACGGCGTCTCGTGGATCACGCTCAACCGGCCGGACGCCATGAACGCCCTCACCCCTGACCAGCGCGAACGCGTCATCTCCCTGCTGGAAGCGGCCGGTACCGACCCCGCCGTACGGGCCGTCGTGATCACCGCCACCGGCCGGGGTTTCTGCGCGGGCGCCGACCTGCGCGCGGCGTCGTCGGCGGCGGCGTCCGGCAGCGAACGCGTCGCCGGCGACGTCGCCCGCGTCATACGGCACGGCGCCCAACGCCTGATCAGCGCCGTACTGGACTGCGAGAAGCCGGTCATCGCGGCGGTCAACGGCGCCGCCGCCGGTCTCGGCGCCCACCTCGCGCTCGCCTGCGATCTGGTCCTGGCCGCCGAATCCGCCCGGTTCATCGAGGTGTTCGTACGGCGCGGTCTCGTGCCGGACGGCGGGGGCGCCTATCTGCTGTCCCGCCTGGTGGGGCCGAGGCGGGCCAAGGAGCTGATGTTCTTCGGGGACGCGCTCACGGCCGCCGACGCCGAGCGCATGGGTCTGGTCAACCGCGTGGTCGCCGACGCCGACCTGGCCGCCACCGCCAAGGAGTGGGCCGAGCGGCTTGCGGCCGGGCCGACCCGCGCGATCGCCCTCACCAAGCACCTGGTGAACGCCTCCCTCGACAGCGACCGCGCCACCGCCTTCGCCGCCGAGGCCTGGGCGCAGGAGATCAACATGACCACCCAGGACGCGAACGAGGGCGTCGCCGCTTTCGTGGCGCGCCGCACCCCCCGATACCGGGGGTTGTGA
- a CDS encoding flavin reductase family protein has product MAATVVRYLRSVGAATAAEPVEFLPRPDLRAVRDDERAPVDPAQFRRVLGEFASGVTVVTTEDAAGPAGFACQSFASLSLDPPLVAFMVARTSTTWPRIARAGVFCVNVLGEQQGPLCRGFAVSGADKFAGVAHGPAPVTGSPLLAGVPAWIDCRVHAVHTGGDHLIVVGRVEALGATGDTGPLLFHRGGFGRLSD; this is encoded by the coding sequence ATGGCGGCCACCGTCGTCCGATACCTCAGGTCCGTCGGCGCCGCCACGGCAGCCGAACCCGTCGAGTTCCTGCCCCGGCCGGACCTGCGGGCCGTACGGGACGACGAGCGGGCACCCGTCGACCCGGCCCAATTCCGGCGTGTGCTCGGGGAGTTCGCGAGCGGGGTCACGGTCGTCACCACCGAGGACGCGGCCGGTCCTGCCGGTTTCGCCTGCCAGTCCTTCGCCTCGCTCTCGCTCGATCCGCCCCTGGTCGCGTTCATGGTGGCGCGTACGTCGACGACCTGGCCGCGCATCGCCCGCGCCGGGGTGTTCTGCGTGAATGTGCTGGGAGAACAACAGGGCCCGCTGTGCCGGGGGTTCGCGGTCAGCGGGGCCGACAAGTTCGCCGGGGTCGCCCATGGTCCGGCGCCCGTGACCGGGTCTCCGCTCCTGGCGGGCGTACCGGCGTGGATCGACTGCCGCGTCCACGCCGTGCACACCGGCGGGGACCACCTGATCGTGGTCGGCCGCGTCGAGGCGCTGGGCGCCACCGGCGACACCGGCCCGCTCCTCTTCCACCGGGGCGGATTCGGGCGCCTCAGCGACTGA